A window of the Halobacterium hubeiense genome harbors these coding sequences:
- a CDS encoding type IV secretory system conjugative DNA transfer family protein, which produces MPPEQFTTDRQYLHVQPSTDPLHPRDVARSITHLHRTTDQPTYEWLFVATGDTGPTGDRHIDWYVDNTVQPVKRTLRQSLPTSVDLVETTTSYQQALGLDAPLEPDTDDATDDDAVAGVEWQGVGDRPDDWQTPLPALESFAGDHEGDWPLAGLLDALATTDAPVLVQILVTPKADWTTTKEDRIIDLELNGDLRRHELGQAIFGGIADTITEATDHDTSRSPSYRRTDSQPGQHAGRRDPDTPAGRNARRRVDDATIAPSNARRIEAIQTVDTRQSFVVNARAITIATDPATADATTDAISAGFQSVRGDHYRVTPTTYSPDSDAARELLDTISTRTTRTSPSRRKHMLPWVENASPAIVADPAAVGSFCVVDGPSLSPAASRALEPTPEDRTGIELPPRSTLQRYLDQPGMTVGHPRTGDRTTLDATLALPPAVQPLHTAIFGSTGAGKTAVGQRMQLTNHAATDGATIYIDAKGDDAPEAYTKTHYARYDTLEDVHYFDCTEYLPALPFLTIEPLLDAGLDREWAVNTVAEHYVDLLAAAMGPEQFYSAEAAVEVIQQLVRALFDPVHGADSISQQELLAAAAQFHETKNPPPVSDGRLHQQLASTAANNPNTFDSIMSAATRRIGTATNDARLAPLFEAHPSADRFDLRAALDDDCVIIVDLQGYGERSRTLLAVAILSQLWRALQRRQTTTNAQDRPLVNCYIEEAADLATTGILDTLLSQGRGFDLGVTLAMQFPDQLRDSHPRVYAELLNDVGTIITGQIGVDRRLTERLATSDHDPDQVAARLRALQRGDWLVSPAAPFAERQPNPFHVASPPLPAGHPESDAPLTGATKHAFTDAVQAAKTRTRETYGVEIGRAASTSTEPAAATAVDGSIATLVAATATIPHTERFPDCLTYIDEPPYPLVCDTCEDDTKYPSTPDGMRRAINCHHSLEEVDRANIPICSLDLTLTSGERAASQYSDAQLRLLAAVYMAHQQRFDPQLEFDLVHDSMMQLEAYVGIDADGVQELVDDGLLRVDCRRPHKLYTVTPEGRDEIGVAHRDGIAHGDGTGDLSESSLHVAMVDVGARLLAQELVGPNKPGDRVQRYYGVEDGRLDAAVLDGDENVVAALEAERINNDRHEAIPSDFDKMAACNPQQAWWLVKTRGDGHQLLHALHDPPDGASRVPRTYSENMAPHQYRLDTTGLTDVYTFEYARDTLLDDDPPT; this is translated from the coding sequence ATGCCCCCCGAGCAGTTCACGACCGACCGCCAGTACCTCCACGTCCAGCCCAGCACCGACCCGCTCCATCCACGTGACGTCGCGCGTTCGATCACGCACCTCCATCGCACGACGGACCAGCCGACCTACGAGTGGTTGTTCGTCGCGACCGGCGACACCGGCCCGACGGGCGACCGCCACATCGACTGGTACGTCGACAACACGGTCCAGCCAGTCAAACGCACACTCCGCCAGTCCCTTCCGACGTCCGTCGACCTCGTCGAAACCACAACCTCCTACCAGCAGGCACTCGGGCTCGACGCTCCACTCGAACCCGACACCGACGACGCTACAGATGACGACGCGGTCGCGGGCGTCGAGTGGCAGGGCGTCGGCGACCGCCCCGACGACTGGCAGACCCCACTCCCTGCCCTAGAGTCGTTCGCCGGCGACCACGAGGGTGATTGGCCGCTCGCCGGCCTCCTCGACGCGCTCGCCACCACCGACGCCCCCGTGCTCGTCCAGATTCTGGTCACGCCGAAGGCCGACTGGACCACGACCAAGGAAGACCGCATCATCGACTTAGAGTTGAACGGTGACTTGCGCCGCCACGAACTCGGCCAGGCGATCTTCGGCGGGATCGCGGACACGATTACGGAGGCCACCGACCACGACACATCACGGTCTCCCTCGTACCGACGCACCGATTCCCAACCCGGCCAGCACGCCGGTCGTCGAGACCCCGACACCCCCGCGGGCCGGAACGCACGCCGCCGCGTCGATGATGCCACAATCGCGCCGTCGAACGCTCGCCGCATCGAAGCCATCCAGACCGTCGACACGCGGCAGTCGTTCGTCGTCAACGCCCGCGCCATCACCATCGCCACCGACCCAGCGACCGCCGACGCCACCACTGACGCGATTTCGGCGGGCTTCCAATCAGTTCGCGGCGACCACTACCGCGTCACACCCACGACGTACTCACCAGATAGCGACGCCGCCCGCGAGCTCCTCGACACCATCTCCACGCGAACCACGAGGACGAGTCCGAGCCGGCGCAAACACATGCTGCCGTGGGTCGAGAACGCGAGCCCCGCCATCGTCGCCGACCCCGCCGCCGTAGGGTCATTCTGCGTCGTCGACGGCCCCTCATTGAGTCCGGCAGCGAGTCGCGCGCTCGAACCAACACCCGAGGACCGTACGGGCATCGAACTCCCGCCCCGCTCCACCCTCCAGCGCTACCTCGACCAGCCGGGGATGACCGTCGGCCACCCCCGGACTGGTGACCGCACCACCCTGGACGCGACACTTGCACTGCCACCAGCCGTGCAGCCACTCCATACCGCGATCTTCGGGTCGACCGGCGCCGGCAAAACCGCCGTCGGCCAGCGCATGCAGCTCACCAATCACGCTGCGACGGACGGCGCCACCATCTACATCGACGCGAAAGGCGACGACGCACCCGAAGCATACACGAAAACCCACTACGCGCGCTACGACACCCTCGAAGACGTCCACTACTTCGACTGCACCGAGTACCTGCCCGCACTCCCCTTCCTGACGATTGAACCACTCCTCGACGCTGGGTTGGACCGCGAGTGGGCTGTCAATACGGTCGCCGAACACTACGTCGACCTGCTCGCGGCGGCGATGGGGCCCGAGCAGTTCTACAGTGCTGAGGCCGCCGTCGAAGTCATCCAGCAGCTCGTGCGCGCGCTGTTCGACCCCGTCCACGGCGCCGACAGCATCAGCCAGCAAGAACTACTGGCGGCGGCCGCGCAGTTCCACGAAACGAAGAACCCGCCGCCGGTCTCGGACGGGCGGCTCCACCAGCAGCTCGCCAGTACGGCCGCGAACAACCCTAACACGTTCGATAGCATCATGAGCGCCGCCACCCGCCGCATCGGCACCGCAACGAACGACGCTCGCCTCGCGCCCCTCTTCGAAGCGCACCCCTCGGCCGACCGCTTCGACCTCCGCGCGGCCCTCGACGACGACTGCGTCATCATCGTCGACCTCCAGGGGTACGGTGAACGGTCACGGACGCTGCTCGCGGTGGCGATCCTCTCGCAGTTGTGGCGCGCGCTCCAGCGCCGACAGACAACGACGAACGCGCAGGACCGCCCGCTCGTGAACTGCTACATCGAGGAAGCCGCCGACCTCGCCACCACCGGAATTCTGGATACGCTGCTCTCCCAGGGCCGCGGCTTCGACCTCGGGGTGACGCTCGCCATGCAGTTCCCCGACCAGCTCCGCGACTCCCACCCCAGGGTGTACGCCGAGCTGTTGAACGACGTCGGCACCATCATCACCGGCCAGATTGGCGTTGACCGCCGGCTCACGGAGCGCCTCGCCACCAGCGACCACGACCCCGACCAGGTCGCCGCCCGCCTCCGAGCGCTCCAGCGCGGCGACTGGTTGGTCAGCCCCGCGGCGCCGTTCGCCGAACGCCAGCCCAACCCCTTCCACGTCGCCTCCCCACCACTCCCCGCCGGCCACCCCGAGAGCGACGCGCCGCTCACCGGCGCCACCAAGCACGCGTTCACCGACGCCGTTCAGGCCGCCAAAACCCGCACCCGCGAAACCTACGGCGTCGAAATCGGGCGCGCCGCCAGCACGAGCACGGAGCCCGCGGCCGCCACCGCCGTCGACGGCTCCATCGCCACCCTCGTCGCCGCCACCGCCACCATCCCCCACACCGAGCGCTTTCCCGACTGTCTCACGTACATCGACGAACCCCCGTACCCGCTCGTCTGCGACACCTGCGAGGACGACACGAAATACCCGTCGACGCCCGACGGGATGCGCCGCGCCATCAACTGTCACCATTCCCTCGAAGAAGTTGACCGCGCGAACATCCCCATCTGCTCGCTGGATCTCACGCTCACCAGCGGCGAACGCGCCGCCAGCCAGTACAGTGACGCTCAGCTCCGGCTGCTCGCTGCTGTGTACATGGCCCACCAGCAGCGCTTCGACCCCCAGCTGGAGTTCGACCTCGTCCACGACTCCATGATGCAACTCGAAGCATACGTCGGCATCGACGCCGACGGCGTCCAGGAGCTCGTCGACGACGGCTTACTGCGCGTGGACTGTCGCCGTCCACACAAGCTGTACACGGTCACCCCGGAGGGCCGCGACGAAATCGGCGTCGCCCACCGCGACGGGATTGCGCACGGGGATGGCACGGGCGACCTCTCCGAATCCAGTCTCCACGTCGCCATGGTCGACGTCGGCGCCCGCCTCCTCGCCCAAGAGCTGGTCGGCCCCAACAAACCCGGGGACCGCGTCCAGCGCTACTACGGTGTCGAGGATGGTCGTCTCGACGCGGCCGTCCTCGACGGCGACGAGAACGTGGTTGCCGCGTTGGAAGCCGAACGCATCAACAACGACCGCCACGAGGCGATTCCGAGTGACTTCGACAAGATGGCCGCCTGCAACCCCCAGCAGGCGTGGTGGCTCGTCAAAACTCGTGGCGACGGCCACCAGCTCCTCCACGCCCTCCACGACCCCCCAGATGGTGCCTCTCGTGTGCCCCGTACGTACAGCGAGAACATGGCCCCCCACCAATACCGCCTCGACACCACCGGGTTGACTGACGTCTACACCTTCGAATACGCCCGCGACACCCTCCTCGACGACGACCCACCCACGTAG
- a CDS encoding MarR family transcriptional regulator, with amino-acid sequence MSNGAIDIEEFENADGDDFEERTDTERIVVFLDEHDDRAWKAASIAERLGLETDAVSAILSRLKERGLVRHKRPYWAITDDEERLQSAYRLHRFHETADDQYGEEHLEDLQTDELEDVQ; translated from the coding sequence ATGTCGAACGGCGCCATCGATATCGAGGAGTTCGAGAACGCCGACGGCGACGACTTCGAGGAGCGGACCGACACCGAGCGGATCGTGGTGTTCCTCGACGAGCACGACGACCGGGCGTGGAAGGCGGCGTCGATCGCGGAGCGACTCGGCCTGGAGACCGACGCTGTCAGTGCGATCCTCTCGCGGCTGAAGGAACGCGGGCTCGTGCGACACAAGCGCCCGTACTGGGCGATCACGGACGATGAAGAGCGGCTCCAATCCGCGTATCGACTCCACCGCTTCCACGAGACGGCCGACGACCAGTACGGCGAGGAGCACCTCGAGGACCTCCAGACTGACGAGCTGGAAGACGTACAGTGA
- a CDS encoding CBS domain-containing protein — protein sequence MNVADAMTPRDDVVTVELPGTRDDILEYIQERAFSSVPVVKPGDDGEQYRGLVSRDDLIEHPEEDQLAMLMRDVPTTTTAATVREVAALMHREGTRRVPVVEDGRLEGIITVTDVVRAIADGEEDGDTEVGELAREDVNTTYAETPLTVAEREISYANVPYTVVLGDDAEMAGMLTEVDVIEVARVVEGEADTGDSIADDDDDWKWESIKAVGARYLPTRNVEIPAAPTREFMTSDVVTVTKRRTAREVAQTMLTNDIEQVPLVSGDSLVGIVRDVDLLAGLSDE from the coding sequence ATGAACGTCGCTGACGCGATGACCCCCCGGGACGACGTGGTTACCGTCGAGCTTCCGGGGACGCGGGACGACATCCTCGAGTACATTCAGGAGCGGGCGTTCTCCTCCGTGCCCGTGGTGAAGCCGGGCGATGACGGCGAACAGTACCGGGGACTGGTCTCCCGGGACGACCTCATCGAGCACCCCGAGGAGGACCAGCTCGCGATGCTGATGCGGGACGTGCCGACGACGACCACGGCGGCGACCGTCCGTGAGGTCGCGGCGCTGATGCACCGCGAGGGGACGCGGCGCGTGCCGGTCGTCGAGGACGGCCGCCTCGAAGGCATCATCACGGTCACGGACGTCGTACGCGCGATCGCGGATGGCGAGGAGGACGGTGACACGGAGGTCGGCGAACTCGCCCGGGAAGACGTGAACACGACGTACGCGGAGACGCCGCTGACCGTCGCCGAGCGCGAAATCTCGTACGCGAACGTCCCCTACACCGTGGTGCTGGGCGACGACGCCGAGATGGCGGGAATGTTGACGGAAGTGGACGTCATCGAGGTCGCGCGCGTCGTCGAGGGCGAGGCCGACACCGGTGATTCGATCGCGGACGACGACGACGACTGGAAGTGGGAGTCCATCAAGGCGGTGGGCGCGCGCTACCTGCCGACGCGGAACGTCGAGATTCCCGCGGCGCCGACGCGGGAGTTCATGACGAGCGACGTGGTGACGGTGACGAAGCGCCGGACCGCTCGCGAGGTTGCACAGACGATGCTGACCAACGACATCGAGCAGGTGCCGCTGGTGTCCGGCGACAGCCTCGTGGGCATCGTGCGGGACGTGGACCTGCTGGCGGGGTTGAGCGATGAGTGA
- a CDS encoding type II toxin-antitoxin system PemK/MazF family toxin, producing MTAFEDLKRGDIVWASDPLSEKGRPMLVLGAPQFSSHGVQLIVLISTKTYHEESLTLRDDDYAGDPLGERSHVLPWSLATLTTPADIDHYLTSLVDERTADVTNQLTDYISS from the coding sequence GTGACGGCGTTCGAAGACCTGAAACGTGGCGACATCGTCTGGGCGAGCGACCCGCTCTCAGAGAAAGGCCGCCCGATGCTCGTACTAGGGGCTCCCCAGTTCTCGTCCCATGGTGTGCAGCTCATTGTCCTCATCTCCACGAAAACCTATCACGAGGAATCACTCACACTTCGAGATGACGACTACGCGGGCGACCCACTCGGAGAACGAAGTCACGTCCTCCCGTGGTCGCTTGCGACGCTCACCACTCCGGCAGACATCGACCACTATCTCACCTCGCTCGTCGACGAACGCACCGCGGACGTGACGAACCAGCTGACTGACTACATTTCCAGCTGA
- a CDS encoding GmrSD restriction endonuclease domain-containing protein: MYDQRVTIHDAVRRIENGDYLLPAIQREIVWEREQITDLFDSVLQGYPIGTFLYWDLHEENWDEYTMYGFIKDYITSTKWIETNAQSRNSKAKPDGAGDLKLILDGQQRLSSFYIGLKGTYTYKQPYKWYRNPGSWTKSRLYLNVSSDPRAEAEEGGDRNTRYQFKFLPVDKYDERLVQRSGDWWFRAGAILNYPESIDIQDYISKQTAERDVENERAFGQNLRDLRRAIHDQKYITYFEEQRQDIDRVLEIFIRTNDGGTQLSKSDLLLSIAQANWQEYDAREELTSFVDHLNTQLPMTNNYGKDFLLKSSLVLADLPVRYRVSQFKRENVAKMEAEWDEIRRAIEEAATLVNHFGIGGKTLLSRNAVIPLAYYFKQTGLTAEKLRRDETKRAETKRDIKRWFISSLLHGTFSGSADSVLTRIREILKNQSGNGFPVEAIEAELADLGKMTGFNEEMIENILEYTKGGSRTFLTLTLLYDQIDFGSIQYHQDHIFPSNRLSEDYLVDQGIDRDRARTFEAKSDRLANLQLLTGRENEAKQDEPFEEWIKSRDQSFYTTHLIPTDPQTHQLENFDLFIEQRAELIRRELQSVLGPVDEAPE; encoded by the coding sequence ATGTACGACCAACGGGTGACGATTCACGACGCTGTTCGGCGAATCGAGAACGGGGATTACCTGCTGCCGGCGATTCAACGTGAAATCGTCTGGGAACGCGAGCAAATTACGGATCTCTTCGACTCCGTGCTGCAGGGGTATCCAATTGGGACGTTTCTCTACTGGGACCTCCACGAGGAGAACTGGGACGAATACACGATGTACGGGTTCATCAAGGACTACATTACCTCGACAAAGTGGATCGAGACCAACGCGCAGTCTCGTAATTCCAAAGCAAAACCGGATGGGGCCGGCGATCTGAAGCTTATCCTCGACGGACAGCAACGGCTCTCCTCGTTCTATATCGGTCTCAAAGGGACGTACACCTACAAGCAGCCATACAAGTGGTACCGGAACCCGGGCTCGTGGACGAAATCGCGGCTGTATCTCAACGTCAGCTCGGATCCACGGGCGGAAGCCGAGGAAGGCGGTGACCGCAACACCAGATACCAGTTCAAGTTCCTCCCGGTCGACAAATACGATGAACGGCTCGTCCAGCGAAGCGGTGACTGGTGGTTTCGTGCAGGAGCGATCCTTAACTATCCGGAGTCGATCGATATTCAGGATTACATCAGCAAGCAGACGGCCGAACGGGACGTCGAAAACGAGCGAGCATTCGGGCAGAATCTCCGGGACCTCAGGCGAGCGATTCACGATCAGAAGTATATCACCTACTTCGAGGAACAGCGCCAGGACATCGACCGTGTTCTCGAGATCTTCATCCGGACCAACGATGGCGGGACACAGCTCAGCAAATCGGACCTACTGCTCTCGATTGCACAGGCCAACTGGCAGGAGTACGATGCTCGGGAGGAGCTCACGTCGTTCGTCGACCACCTCAACACCCAGCTTCCGATGACGAATAACTACGGGAAGGATTTCCTCCTGAAGTCCTCGCTCGTCCTCGCGGACTTACCGGTCCGATACAGGGTCAGTCAGTTCAAACGCGAGAACGTCGCGAAAATGGAAGCAGAGTGGGACGAAATCCGGCGCGCCATCGAGGAGGCCGCCACCCTCGTCAACCACTTCGGGATCGGTGGCAAGACCCTACTGAGCCGAAACGCCGTGATCCCGCTCGCGTACTATTTCAAACAGACGGGACTGACAGCCGAAAAACTGCGCCGGGACGAAACGAAGCGGGCAGAGACAAAGCGCGACATCAAACGATGGTTCATTTCCTCGCTACTGCATGGCACCTTCTCCGGCAGTGCCGACTCCGTTCTGACACGGATTCGGGAGATACTCAAGAACCAATCTGGAAACGGGTTCCCGGTTGAAGCGATCGAAGCGGAACTCGCTGACCTCGGCAAAATGACGGGGTTCAACGAGGAGATGATCGAGAACATCCTCGAATACACGAAAGGCGGGAGTCGGACGTTCCTGACGCTGACGCTCCTCTACGATCAGATCGACTTCGGAAGCATCCAGTATCACCAGGACCATATTTTCCCGAGTAACCGCCTCAGCGAAGACTACCTTGTCGACCAAGGAATCGACCGCGACCGCGCTCGGACATTCGAGGCAAAAAGCGACCGCCTCGCGAACCTGCAGTTGTTGACCGGCCGGGAAAACGAGGCCAAGCAGGACGAACCGTTTGAGGAGTGGATCAAAAGCAGAGACCAATCATTCTACACCACTCATCTCATTCCGACCGACCCTCAGACCCACCAGTTGGAGAACTTCGACCTGTTCATCGAACAGCGCGCTGAACTTATCAGACGCGAACTCCAGTCGGTGCTGGGACCGGTGGATGAGGCCCCGGAATAA